The following coding sequences are from one Hymenobacter sp. DG25A window:
- a CDS encoding cation diffusion facilitator family transporter, producing MAHAHHHGHDHQHSLAAPMQYGRAFGWGIALNLAFVAAEAAGGLWANSSALLSDAGHNLSDVLSLALAWGAMLLAQRPTSARYTYGFKGITIQAALVNAALLYVALGIILWDTIDHLRHPAPVNGQMVMLLAGIGIAVNGFTAWLFSRGQSGDVNVRGAYLHMLTDALVSVGVVAGGALVYWTGWLWLDPAISFIILGIVAFGSWGLLRETMQLSLQAVPNNIDLDAVQRFLLAQAGVQQVHHLHVWPLSTQETALTVHLVRPGFPHDNAFLHQLQDDLQHQFSIGHATIQIEEASSTGCVSDVCDVRTVGNTVSS from the coding sequence ATGGCGCACGCGCATCATCACGGACACGACCACCAGCATAGCTTAGCGGCGCCCATGCAATACGGGCGGGCTTTTGGCTGGGGCATTGCCCTGAACCTGGCTTTTGTGGCAGCTGAAGCCGCGGGCGGGCTATGGGCCAACTCCTCGGCCCTGCTTTCTGATGCGGGCCACAACCTGAGTGATGTACTGAGCCTGGCCCTGGCCTGGGGCGCAATGCTGCTGGCTCAGCGGCCAACTTCGGCCCGCTACACCTATGGCTTTAAAGGCATCACCATTCAGGCGGCCCTGGTGAATGCGGCCCTGCTGTATGTGGCCTTGGGCATTATTCTTTGGGATACGATTGACCACCTGCGGCACCCGGCCCCGGTGAATGGGCAGATGGTAATGCTGCTGGCCGGTATTGGTATTGCAGTGAATGGGTTTACGGCCTGGCTGTTTAGCCGGGGCCAGAGTGGCGACGTGAACGTGCGCGGCGCCTACCTGCACATGCTCACTGATGCGCTGGTATCAGTGGGCGTGGTAGCGGGCGGGGCGCTGGTGTACTGGACGGGCTGGCTCTGGCTCGACCCGGCCATCAGCTTCATTATTCTGGGCATTGTGGCCTTCGGCTCCTGGGGGCTGCTGCGCGAAACCATGCAGCTCAGCCTGCAGGCCGTGCCTAATAATATAGACCTGGACGCCGTGCAGCGCTTCCTGCTGGCGCAGGCGGGCGTGCAGCAGGTGCACCACCTGCATGTGTGGCCCCTCAGCACCCAGGAAACGGCCCTTACGGTTCATTTGGTGCGGCCGGGCTTCCCCCATGATAACGCCTTTCTGCACCAACTGCAGGACGATTTGCAGCATCAGTTCAGCATTGGCCACGCCACCATTCAGATTGAAGAAGCCTCCTCTACCGGCTGCGTTTCCGATGTGTGCGATGTCCGCACAGTCGGTAACACAGTCAGTAGCTGA
- a CDS encoding MFS transporter: MISSEKPARHASLLSAAVVVAALGYFVDIYDLVLFSIVRVPSLKALGIVDAAILDQGVLLLNMQMAGMLVGGILWGILGDKRGRLTVLFGSILLYSLANIANGFVQELWQYAALRLIAGIGLAGELGAGITLVSEVLPKEKRGYGTMIVATVGVSGAMLAYWVGEQFGWRTAYFIGGGLGLALLILRVSVFESGMFEKAAAAAHIHRGDFLSLFSNKERLQKYLKCILMGIPLWFVVGILITFAPEFGRELGISGEVSAGKGVFWCYFGLVFGDFLTGWLSQRWRSRNRVMLVFLGLSAVLIVVYLFTLRGSTLSTVYAVCFALGLASGYWAVFVTIAAEQFGTNVRATVATTVPNFVRGSVVPMTLAFQALKGPLTLVGAAATLAAIVLLVAVWAVATLPESYGKELDYYE; encoded by the coding sequence TTGATTTCGTCTGAAAAGCCTGCCCGGCACGCCTCCCTGCTGAGCGCGGCCGTGGTAGTAGCCGCCCTGGGTTACTTCGTGGATATCTACGACCTTGTGCTGTTCAGCATTGTGCGCGTTCCCAGCCTGAAAGCGCTGGGCATAGTCGATGCCGCCATTCTGGACCAAGGCGTACTGCTGCTGAACATGCAGATGGCCGGCATGCTGGTAGGCGGCATTCTGTGGGGAATACTGGGCGACAAACGGGGCCGGCTAACCGTGCTTTTCGGGTCGATTCTGCTGTACTCGCTGGCCAATATTGCCAATGGCTTTGTGCAGGAATTGTGGCAGTACGCCGCTCTCCGGCTGATTGCCGGCATTGGCCTGGCCGGCGAGCTGGGCGCGGGTATTACGCTGGTCAGCGAGGTGCTGCCCAAGGAAAAGCGCGGCTACGGTACCATGATTGTGGCCACTGTGGGCGTATCCGGAGCCATGCTGGCGTATTGGGTGGGCGAGCAGTTTGGCTGGCGCACGGCCTATTTCATTGGTGGCGGGCTGGGCCTGGCCTTGCTGATACTGCGCGTGAGCGTATTTGAGTCGGGTATGTTTGAAAAAGCCGCCGCGGCTGCTCACATTCATCGGGGCGACTTCCTGAGCTTGTTCTCCAACAAGGAGCGGCTGCAGAAATACCTCAAATGCATTCTGATGGGCATTCCGCTGTGGTTTGTGGTGGGCATCCTCATCACCTTTGCGCCGGAGTTTGGCCGCGAGCTGGGCATCAGCGGGGAGGTATCGGCAGGCAAGGGCGTATTCTGGTGCTATTTCGGGCTGGTTTTTGGCGACTTCCTGACCGGCTGGCTTTCCCAGCGCTGGCGCAGCCGCAACCGGGTGATGCTGGTGTTTCTGGGCCTAAGTGCGGTGCTGATTGTGGTGTATCTGTTTACGCTGCGCGGCAGCACGCTCAGCACGGTATATGCGGTTTGCTTTGCCCTGGGCCTGGCCTCCGGTTACTGGGCTGTATTTGTAACCATTGCAGCGGAGCAGTTTGGCACCAATGTGCGCGCCACGGTGGCCACCACGGTTCCCAACTTTGTGCGGGGCTCGGTGGTGCCTATGACCCTGGCTTTTCAGGCGCTGAAAGGTCCGCTCACGCTGGTTGGGGCCGCCGCCACACTGGCGGCCATTGTACTCCTAGTGGCGGTGTGGGCTGTGGCTACTCTGCCCGAGAGCTATGGCAAAGAGCTGGATTATTATGAATAA
- a CDS encoding GNAT family N-acetyltransferase, producing MTTIRRGTEADLPRVRELILELAEYERAPDEVTTTLEDMRRDGFGPQPIFGFFVAETPEAGILGIALYYTAYSTWKGRMLYLEDLVVTEAARGMGLGKLLFDAVVAEARATGAHRLKWQVLEWNEPAIGFYKRIGANLDPEWHNGNMSAAELQAYVCHPAVEAAVRG from the coding sequence ATGACTACCATTCGCCGCGGCACCGAAGCCGACCTGCCCCGCGTGCGGGAGCTTATTCTGGAACTGGCCGAGTATGAGCGCGCCCCCGACGAAGTAACTACCACCCTGGAGGATATGCGCCGCGACGGATTCGGCCCCCAGCCTATTTTTGGCTTCTTCGTGGCCGAAACGCCCGAGGCCGGTATCCTGGGCATTGCACTGTACTACACCGCTTACTCCACCTGGAAAGGCCGGATGCTGTACCTGGAGGACTTGGTGGTAACCGAAGCCGCCCGCGGTATGGGGCTGGGCAAGCTCTTGTTTGATGCCGTGGTAGCCGAGGCACGTGCCACCGGCGCCCACCGCCTGAAGTGGCAGGTGCTGGAGTGGAACGAGCCCGCCATCGGCTTCTATAAGCGTATCGGCGCCAACCTGGACCCCGAATGGCACAACGGGAACATGTCGGCGGCAGAGCTGCAGGCCTATGTCTGCCACCCGGCCGTAGAAGCGGCCGTACGGGGTTAA
- a CDS encoding TonB-dependent receptor, which translates to MARILLFLLGCLLLSSSIVAQVKPTTAPVTGRVLDQRTQEPLPGATVLFPDLKQGTSTAADGTFRFNNLPRGRFLIQVRFIGYSTVVRTVETGSTTPLEIALTPADTEIGQVVVTGVSASTEMRRSPVPTSVIDHARLNQSAATNAVDAIAHTPGLSQITTGAAISKPVIRGLGGNRVITLNNGSKQEGQQWGDEHGIEIDEYSIDRVEVIKGPGSLLYGSDGMAGVVNFLAPDPVDDGKVLLEAAAGYQTNNHQQGYSLMNAGNRHGFNWLVRGSRKVAGNYQNRYDGRVFNSGFRELNGNGYVGLNKSWGYSHLTFSSFNQRIGLVEGDRDPGTGRFVRPGIGPADEPYVTVPDEDLLGYAIAVPYQRINHLRVGSENNLIFGQHRLTLNVGWQQNLRREYGEVETPTDPSLYFQLRTLDYALRYFLPETNGWNTTVGLSGMRQENVNKGQEFLIPAYRLLDGGVFAVTKKSFGALDLSGGLRYDLRHISADALYLGANEEPVPAPEGEQKFMDFTSNFRNLSGSVGGAYSLTENLVLKANASRGFRAPNIAELGSNGIHEGTIRYEIGDPNLKAETSLQLDGGVSFTSDHVGLTVDAFRNGIQNYVFPTRLADSVSVDGDPVFRYGQGNARLAGGEITLDLHPHPLDWLHFENSFSMVRAVQLNQPDSLRFLPLIPADRLQSELRVNFRKVGTSRLANLYARLGVEYTFAQNRFFSAYETENRTPGYTLLNAGLGSDVLNAKGKTLFSLYLTGNNLLDVGYQSHLSRLKYAAYNPANGRTGVFNMGRNVSVKLVVPLAWTMNTGE; encoded by the coding sequence ATGGCCCGAATACTTCTTTTTTTGCTGGGCTGCTTGCTTCTGAGCAGCTCTATTGTGGCGCAGGTAAAGCCAACCACGGCGCCCGTTACCGGCCGGGTGCTGGACCAGCGCACCCAGGAGCCGCTGCCCGGCGCCACCGTTCTGTTCCCCGACCTCAAGCAGGGCACCAGCACTGCCGCCGATGGCACTTTCCGCTTTAACAACCTGCCCCGCGGGCGCTTCCTGATTCAGGTGCGCTTTATTGGCTACAGCACGGTAGTGCGAACCGTAGAAACCGGCAGCACCACTCCGCTGGAAATAGCCCTTACACCCGCCGATACCGAAATTGGGCAGGTGGTGGTCACGGGCGTATCGGCCAGCACGGAAATGCGCCGCTCGCCGGTACCCACGTCTGTTATTGACCATGCGCGCCTGAACCAGTCGGCCGCTACCAATGCCGTGGATGCCATTGCGCACACGCCGGGGCTTTCCCAGATTACCACCGGCGCCGCCATCAGCAAGCCCGTTATTCGGGGGCTGGGCGGCAACCGCGTCATCACCCTGAATAATGGCTCCAAGCAGGAAGGCCAGCAGTGGGGCGATGAGCACGGCATTGAAATAGACGAGTACAGCATTGACCGCGTTGAGGTGATTAAAGGCCCCGGCAGCCTGCTCTATGGCTCCGATGGCATGGCCGGCGTAGTCAACTTCCTAGCCCCCGACCCCGTGGACGACGGCAAAGTGCTGCTGGAAGCTGCCGCCGGCTACCAGACCAATAACCACCAGCAAGGCTACTCCTTAATGAATGCCGGCAACCGCCACGGCTTTAACTGGCTGGTGCGCGGCAGCCGCAAAGTGGCCGGTAACTACCAGAACCGCTACGACGGGCGCGTTTTCAACTCCGGTTTCCGGGAGCTAAATGGCAATGGCTACGTGGGCCTCAACAAAAGCTGGGGCTACTCCCACCTCACCTTCAGCTCCTTCAACCAGCGCATTGGTTTGGTGGAAGGCGACCGGGACCCCGGCACGGGCCGCTTTGTGCGTCCCGGCATTGGGCCGGCCGATGAGCCCTATGTGACGGTGCCGGACGAAGACCTGCTCGGCTACGCTATTGCCGTGCCTTATCAGCGCATCAATCACCTGCGTGTGGGCAGCGAAAACAACCTGATTTTTGGCCAGCACCGGCTCACCCTGAATGTGGGCTGGCAGCAGAACCTGCGGCGCGAATACGGCGAGGTGGAAACGCCCACCGACCCCAGCCTGTATTTCCAGCTGCGCACGCTTGACTATGCCCTGCGCTATTTCCTGCCCGAGACGAACGGCTGGAACACCACAGTAGGCCTGAGCGGCATGCGCCAGGAAAACGTAAACAAAGGCCAGGAATTTCTGATTCCGGCCTACCGCCTGCTGGATGGCGGCGTGTTTGCCGTCACCAAAAAATCCTTCGGGGCGCTGGATCTGAGCGGCGGCCTGCGCTACGATTTGCGCCATATCTCGGCGGATGCGCTGTATCTGGGGGCGAATGAGGAGCCGGTGCCCGCTCCGGAAGGAGAGCAGAAGTTCATGGACTTCACCTCCAACTTCCGCAACCTGTCCGGCAGCGTGGGCGGCGCCTACAGCCTCACCGAAAACCTAGTATTAAAAGCCAATGCTTCCCGGGGCTTTCGGGCCCCTAACATAGCCGAGCTGGGCTCCAACGGCATTCACGAGGGCACCATTCGCTACGAAATCGGGGACCCCAACCTGAAAGCCGAAACCAGCCTGCAGTTGGACGGTGGCGTAAGCTTCACCTCCGACCACGTTGGGCTGACCGTGGATGCCTTCCGCAACGGCATCCAGAACTACGTTTTCCCCACCCGGCTAGCCGACTCAGTTTCCGTGGATGGCGACCCGGTGTTCCGCTACGGCCAGGGCAACGCCCGCTTGGCCGGCGGCGAAATCACCCTGGATCTGCACCCCCACCCCCTGGACTGGCTGCACTTCGAGAACAGCTTTTCTATGGTGCGGGCCGTGCAGCTAAACCAGCCCGACAGCCTGCGCTTCCTGCCCCTGATTCCCGCCGACCGGCTACAGTCGGAGCTGCGCGTGAACTTCCGAAAGGTGGGCACCTCGCGCCTGGCCAACCTCTATGCCCGGCTGGGGGTAGAATACACCTTCGCCCAAAACCGCTTTTTCTCCGCTTATGAAACGGAAAACCGCACCCCTGGCTACACGCTTCTGAATGCCGGTCTGGGCTCCGATGTGCTAAACGCCAAAGGCAAAACGCTGTTTTCCCTGTACCTGACGGGCAACAACCTGCTGGATGTAGGGTACCAGAGCCACCTCAGCCGGTTGAAATACGCGGCGTACAACCCAGCCAATGGCCGCACCGGCGTGTTTAATATGGGCCGCAATGTGAGTGTAAAGCTGGTGGTGCCGCTGGCCTGGACCATGAATACCGGAGAGTAA
- a CDS encoding DUF4286 family protein: protein MPAALAAGKRIPPFRFLMILYNVTSSLDPEIEDQWVAYMRDTHMPEVMETGFFLKSQLCRLLNEEDNGITYAAQYYCISLEQLEEYQQVAAPALRADMEKHFAGRYASFRTTLEVLD, encoded by the coding sequence TTGCCGGCAGCCCTAGCCGCCGGCAAGCGTATTCCTCCTTTCCGCTTTCTCATGATTCTCTACAACGTAACCAGCAGCCTCGACCCGGAAATTGAAGACCAGTGGGTGGCCTATATGCGCGACACCCATATGCCGGAGGTGATGGAAACCGGCTTCTTTCTGAAAAGCCAGCTTTGCCGCCTCCTCAATGAGGAAGACAACGGCATTACCTATGCGGCGCAGTACTACTGCATAAGCCTGGAGCAGCTGGAAGAATATCAGCAAGTAGCCGCCCCTGCCCTGCGCGCCGATATGGAGAAGCACTTTGCCGGACGCTATGCCTCTTTCCGCACCACGCTGGAAGTACTGGACTAA
- a CDS encoding DUF6526 family protein, producing MAPSSPRRTIRWYAPHHFILFPAALVMAFYTGRHYALVAGTNNNDARLWFSLAALSFILLGLLVMTRQHYALTLQDRIIRLEMRQRYFEVTRDSFQPIEQQLTFKQIAAMRYASDAELPGLVQAVIREKLSPAAINERINLLQPDNMRV from the coding sequence ATGGCCCCCTCCTCCCCCCGGCGCACGATTCGCTGGTACGCACCCCACCATTTTATCCTGTTTCCGGCGGCGCTGGTCATGGCTTTTTACACGGGCCGGCACTATGCCCTCGTAGCCGGCACGAATAATAATGATGCCCGGCTGTGGTTTTCTCTGGCGGCCCTGTCCTTTATTTTGCTGGGACTGCTGGTAATGACGCGCCAGCACTACGCCCTCACGCTGCAGGACCGCATCATTCGCCTGGAAATGCGGCAGCGGTATTTCGAAGTTACCCGCGACAGTTTTCAGCCCATTGAGCAGCAGCTCACCTTCAAGCAGATAGCCGCCATGCGCTACGCAAGCGACGCCGAATTGCCCGGCCTGGTGCAGGCCGTCATCCGCGAAAAACTCTCCCCGGCCGCTATAAACGAGCGTATCAATCTGCTTCAGCCCGATAATATGCGGGTCTGA